A stretch of the Cheilinus undulatus linkage group 11, ASM1832078v1, whole genome shotgun sequence genome encodes the following:
- the si:ch211-150o23.3 gene encoding uncharacterized protein si:ch211-150o23.3 translates to MLRFLHILLTGLLGVLWDGVDAFGGVRLVDGETKCSGRVEVRRHDRWGTVCDHGWDLREADVVCLELGCGLAESAHHGASFGPGKGEIWLRHVQCSGHESSLTRCAVVLHSDSQCTHENDAGVKCSGTLLMPTLTLLSPHTVFSRGEAVRFSCSVLLGHHLSDFHLYKHGVSTPLVTQRADQTQIGVELTLSDIETFHQGSYSCRYRIKGGFPSQLLSSPPSNSINITVVELLTPQHWYNTSAEAPPGSVLKGHSFNITCSTLQQYPGGSFQLRLIRSNGTVRQSLPALTPSVTFTFSNAQSSNEGYYYCLYRVQLGGRTFVSRESQPLPIAIRDPDPVLSPMVISWLVSGITFVVAVIIIIIVAKVLCNKEKKPSELERETRTCVDNTYVALSINKL, encoded by the exons ATGCTGAGATTCCTCCATATCCTTTTAACAG GCCTTTTAGGTGTTCTGTGGGATGGAGTTGATGCTTTTG GAGGGGTCAGGCTAGTAGATGGGGAGACCAAATGCTCCGGCAGAGTTGAGGTGCGCCGCCATGACCGATGGGGGACTGTTTGTGACCATGGCTGGGATCTGCGAGAGGCTGATGTGGTGTGCCTGGAGCTGGGCTGTGGCTTAGCTGAATCTGCCCATCATGGTGCTTCATTTGGTCCAGGCAAGGGAGAGATATGGCTGCGTCATGTCCAATGCTCTGGACATGAGTCCAGTTTGACTCGCTGTGCGGTTGTTCTCCACAGTGACTCCCAATGCACCCATGAGAATGACGCAGGGGTGAAATGCTCAG GAACTCTTTTAATGCCCACACTCACTCTGCTGTCACCTCACACTGTGTTCTCTCGCGGGGAGGCTGTTCGCTTCAGCTGCAGTGTCCTGCTGGGACATCACCTCAGTGACTTCCACCTGTACAAGCATGGAGTGTCCACTCCGCTTGTTACACAGAGAGCGGACCAGACCCAGATTGGAGTGGAGCTCACACTGTCTGACATTGAGACTTTCCACCAGGGCAGCTACAGTTGTCGATATAGGATCAAGGGTGGCTTCCCTTCTCAGCTTCTCAGCTCTCCTCCCAGCAACTCCATCAACATCACAGTGG TGGAACTCCTGACGCCTCAGCACTGGTACAACACGTCGGCTGAGGCTCCCCCTGGTTCCGTCCTTAAAGGCCACAGCTTTAACATCACCTGCTCCACCCTGCAGCAGTATCCTGGAGGCTCCTTTCAACTTCGTCTGATCCGTTCTAATGGCACAGTGCGCCAGTCTCTGCCTGCTCTCACCCCGTCCGTCACTTTTACCTTCTCAAACGCACAGAGCTCCAACGAGGGCTACTACTACTGCCTGTACCGGGTGCAGCTGGGTGGACGCACCTTTGTCTCCAGAGAGAGCCAACCCCTGCCTATAGCCATTAGAG ACCCAGATCCAGTACTGAGTCCAATGGTGATCAGCTGGCTTGTGTCTGGAATAACGTTCGTCGTAGCtgtcattattatcatcattgtAGCTAAGGTGCTGTGTAACAAAGAGAAGAAGCCTTCTGAGCTGGAGAGAGAGACCAGAACCT GTGTGGACAACACTTATGTTGCCTTATCAATTAACAAGTTATGA